CCGGCCGGCCGGATCCCGACCCTGAGCGAGGGCATCACCCGGCTGGACCGCCTGCGCGCCGACGGCCCCGGCCCGGAGGGCTTCACCTTCCGTGATCCGTTCCCGGCGCCGGCGTCGGTCGCCGCCTGAGGACCGTCAGTCGACGCGCAGGGCCGCGAGCGACTCCTCCAGCTCGTCCGGTTTGATCAGGACGTCCCGCGCCTTGCTGCCCTCGGACGGCCCGACGATGCCGCGGGTCTCCATCAGGTCCATCAGGCGGCCGGCCTTGGCGAACCCGACCCGCAGCTTGCGCTGGAGCATCGAGGTCGAGCCGAACTGGCTGGTCACCACCAGCTCGATGGCCTGGATCAACAGCTGGAGGTCGTCGCCGATCTCCTCGTCGATCTCCTTCTTCTTGCTCGGCGGCGCGTCGGTGACGCCCTCCTGGAACTCCGGCTCGCGCTGGTCCTTGCAGTACTTGACGACCGCCGCGATCTCCTTCTCGTCCACCCAGGCGCCCTGGATACGCGTCGGTTTCGAGGCGCCCATCGGGAGGAAGAGGCCGTCGCCGCGGCCGAGCAGTTTCTCGGCGCCGGGCTGATCCAGGATGACCCGGGAGTCGGCCAGCGACGACGTGGCGAAGGCCAGGCGGGACGGCACGTTCGCCTTGATCAGGCCGGTGACCACGTCGACCGACGGGCGCTGGGTGGCCAGGACCAGGTGGATGCCGGCGGCACGGGCCAGCTGGGTGATCCGGACGACCGAGTCCTCGACGTCGCGCGGCGCCACCATCATCAGGTCGGCGAGCTCGTCGATGATCACCAGGAGGTACGGGTACGGCTTCATCACGCGCTCGCTGCCCGGCGGGGCCACGATCTCGCCGTTGCGGACCTTGCGGTTGAAGTCGTCGATGTGCCGGACCCCATTGGCGGCCAGGTCGTCGTACCGCATGTCCATCTCGCGGACCACCCACTCCAGGGCGTCCGCGGCCTTCTTCGGGTTGGTGATGATCGGGGTGACGAGGTGCGGAATCCCCTCGTACGCCGTCATCTCCACCCGTTTCGGGTCGACCAGCATCAGCCGCACCTGCTCCGGCGTCGCCCGGGTGAGCAGACTCACCAGCAGGGAGTTCAGGCAGCTGGACTTACCGGCGCCGGTCGCGCCGGCGATCAGGATGTGCGGCATCTTCGCGAGGTTCGCCACGACGAACCCGCCCTCGATGTCCTTGCCGAGCGCGACGACCATCGGGTGGTGATCGTGGGCGGCGACCGGCGACCGCAGCACGTCGCCGAGCGACACGTTCTCCGGGTCGGTGTTCGGGATCTCCACGCCGACCGCCGACTTGCCCGGGATCGGCGAGAGGATCCGGACATCGGGGGACTTCACCGCGTACGCGATGTTCCGCGACAACTGGGTGATCCGCTCGACCTTGGTGCCCGGGCCGATCTCCACCTCGTAACGCGTCACGGTCGGGCCGCGGGTGAAGCCGGTGACCAGCGCGTCCACGTTGAACTGTTCGAACACGCCGGTGAGCGCCGCCATGATCTCGTCGTTGGCGCGACTGCGGGCCTTGGCCGGGGCGCCGGTGGCGAGGAGCTTGAACGGCGCCGGTTTGTAGTCGCCGCTCTCCACCGAGGAGATGTCCAGCTGCTCGGCGCGCATCGGCGGCTCGGAATGCTCCGGCGGTTGCTTCTTGCGGGTGGCCGGCACCTTCGGCAGCGCGATGGTGTCGTGCAGGACCAGGTCCTCTTCGAACTCCTCCGGCTCGGCCTCCGGGTCCGGCGGCGGCGGGATCGGGGACGGCCGGCGCCGGCGCGGCTTGACCGGCGCGGCCGCCGTCTCCTCCTCGTCGTCCAGGCTGTCCTGCGGCAGGTCGACCGGGGCGCGCTGGGCGGTCCGGCCGAGGACCAGGTCGCCGAGGAGCGCGAACCGCTCCGGGATCTTCGCGATCGGGGTCGCCGTGATCACCAGAAGACCGAAGACGAAGAGCAGGATCAGCAACGGTACGGCCACCCAGGCGCTCACCGCGCGCTCCAGCACCGAGCCGACGCCGTAGCCGAGCAGGCCACCGTTGCCGGTCAGCGCGACGTCCGGGGTCCGGTCGTCGGAGAGGTAGAGCAGGCTGGCGGTGGCGATGATGACCGCCGACCAGCCGACCGGGTTGCGCCCGCGGTGCTCCGGGTCGACCGGCTCGCGCATCAGCCGCACCGCGCCGTAGAAGAACAGCAGCGGCAGGAACACGCCGAGCCCACCGAAGAACAGGTGGATCGCGTCGGCCAGCCGCTGCCCGAGCGGGCCGGCGCTGTGCGCCCAGACGGCGACCGCGGTCAGGATCGAGAAGCCGAGCATGAGCAGCCCGGCGCCGTCGCGGCGGTGCTCCGGGCCGATGTTGCGGGCGTTGCGCCCGGCGCCCCGGGCCACCCAGCCGACGCTGTGCGCCAGGCCCATCCAGAGCGCGCCGACGCCCCGGGCGACACCGGGCCCGATCGCGGGCGGCGGCTTGCGCGCCGCTGGACGCTTACGGGCGGCCGGTTTGGCGGCCGCCTTCTTGACCGGCCGGGCCGGTTGCCGGGCACGCGAGGTCGCGGCGCCGCGCGACGTGGACGCGGCACGGCCCCGGCTCGCCGGAGGAGTTCGGCCCGCCATGGATGACACCGTATCTGTCCGCGCCCAGCGCATCGAGAAGGCGCACCGTGACCCATCCTCGCTTTTCCGCCTCGCCCGGCGCTTAAGCTCACCGAGTGCAACCACTCGACACCGAGATGATCAAAGCGGCGCTGGACGCCCGTGAGTTCGCGTACTTCGTCGACGAGGACGGTGACATCGCCGGGAACTTTCAGGGGAACCTGATCTATTTCCTCCAGCACGGAGCGAACCGGGAGATGTTGCAGATCCGGGCCATGATGCAGCACGTCTTCACGATCGAGGACGTGCCGAGGCTCTACGAGTTCTGCAACACGTGGAACCGGGATCAGCTCTGGCCGAAAGCGTATGTGCAGGTCACCGACGACGGGGCGGCGATCGTGATCGGCGAGGTGTCGACCGACTGGGAGCGCGGCGTGACGCCGGAACAGCTCGACCAGGTGATGATCTGCGGGATCGCCACCGCCTGCCGGCTCGGCGAGACGCTGGGCGAGCTCAAGAGCTGAGACGCGAGAAGGACCGGGCCGCTTTCCGGTCCCGGTCCTTCTCGCGTACGCCGTGCCGACTACTGCACGTTGAAGCCGAGCGAGTAGGCGCCGCTGCCGGAGGTCGCGACCACCACGTACCGGAAGGTGCCGGAGCGCTGCTCGACGCTGAGCGTCTTGACGCCGTCCCCGGTGGCCTGGGCCACCGTCCGGAAGCCACGGTTGGTCAGCCGCTGGAGGACCAGGTCGAAGTCGGCGCCGTCCGGCGCCTGGAGGCAGGCGGTGTGCGTGCCGGCGCGGGCCCGGAAGGTGCCGCCGTTCGGCTGGGCCTGGGCCTTGCCGGTCCGGTTGATCGTGCCGTCCCGCTGCACCGCCAGGTCACCGCAGGCGGCCGCACCGTCGGCGGGCGGTGCCGTCTCGTCGGCCGGCGGAGCGCTCGCCGACTCGGTCGGGGCCGCGGTCGCGTCACCCTGGTCCGCCCCGCCGCTGGTCACCAGCGTCAGGTTGTTCGCCGCCAGGATCTCGTTGACCGGCTGGAAGAACGTCTCGCCACCGGCCGTGCAGTCGCCGGAGCCACCCGAGGTGACGCCCTGGGCCTGGTCGCCGGAGAGCCACGGGCCGCCCGAGTCGCCGCCCTCGGCGCAGACGTCGGTGCGGGTCAGGCCGGTCACCGCGCCCTCCGGGTACCGGACGGTCTGGTTCTTGGCCAGGATGGTGCCGCAGAAGGTGCCGGTGGTGGAGCCGGAGCGGCAGACCGCGGCGCCGACCGGGGCCTCGGTGTTGCCGGCCACCGGCAGCTCGTTGCCCTTGAAGTCGTTGACCACCGGGCGCGGCGTCCAGTCGCCGTTCACCTCGACGAAGCCCATGTCGGCGTTGCCCGGGAAGACCGAGGCCTTCACCACGCCCTGGGCCTCGTTGTTGAAGCCGGTGGTGGTGGTGCCCGGGGTGCCGCAGTGGCCGGCGGTGACGAAGCCGCCCTCCACCGAGAAGCCGATCGAGCAGCGGGCGGTGCCACCGTCCACCGAGATGAAGTACGGGTCGGCGCCGCGGACGTCGAAGAGCGGCTTCGGCTGCTGCTTGCTGATCTTCACGGTGACCGCGTCGGCGGCGACACCGGCCCTGCGGGCGAACGTCGCCGGGTCGGTCGCGGCGTCCGGCGTCGCGACGATGACCAGCTTGTTGGTCGGGGCGTCGACGTACCAGCCGGTCAGGCCGCTGGCCGACTTCACCTTCGCGTCCAGCTTGCTCTTGGCCGCGTCCAGCTCGGACTCGCTGCGCTTGACCAGCACCGGTACGGCGCCGGCGGCCTTCACCTCGGCAGCCGCGTCGGCATCGGTCACCGCGACCTTCAGCGTGGTGCCGTCCTTGGCGAGCCACGCGCCGGCGTAGCTGTCACCGGTGGCCGCGGCCAGGGTCGCGGTGACCCCGCCGGCCCACTTCGACCGGTTCAGCCGGGTGGTCGCCTGGTCCGCGTCGAGGCCCAGGTCACGCTTCATCGCCGCGAGCAGCTGCGGGGACACGCCCCCGGCCACGCCCGCCTTCGTCGTGCCGCTGTCACTCTCCGGCGTGGTGCCGGCCAGTGACGGCAGAGTGAAGGCGACCGCCGCCGCGGTCGCCGCCACTACCGCCGCAGCTACGGCGATCGATCTGCGCTGCATCTGGAGTACTCCCTCCGCCACGGGTGCCGTGGGGGCGGCACCGTGCCTGGGAGTACGGGGCGAGTCCGAAAATGGTTGAGTTCTATGCCGTTTTCACAGGTTTTTAGGGTTGCCTTAAACCTCGACCACGGTGGGAACGATCATCGGACGGCGCCGGTACGCGTCGTTCACCCAGCGGCCGACCGTGCGGCGGACCACCTGTTGCAGCTGGTGGGTGTCGGTGATGCCGTCCTCGGCGGAGCGGTGCAGAGCCGCAGTGAGCAGCGGGATCACCGGGTTGAACGCGTCCGGGTCCTCGGAGAAGCCCTTGGCCGAGATGCTGGGCTCGCCGACCACCTTGCCGGTCACCGAGTCGATCACCACGGTGGCCGCGATGAACCCGCCGTCGCCGAGGATCCGGCGTTCGGTCAGCAGCGACTCGCTGACGTCGCCGACCGCCAGGCCGTCGACGTACACGTACCGGCTGCGGACCTTGCCGACCACCCGGGCGTGGCCCTCGACCAGGTCGACCACGTCGCCGTCCTCGCAGAGCACCACGCGGTCCGGGGCGACGCCGGTCTCGATGCCGAGCTGGGCGTGGGCGCGCAGGTGCCGCCACTCGCCGTGCACCGGCATCAGGTTGCTGGGCCGGGTGACGTTCAGCAGGTAGCGCAGCTCGCCGGCCGGGGCGTGGCCGGAGACGTGCACCTTCGCCGTCTCCTTGTGGATCACCGTGGCGCCGGCCCGGGACAGCTGGTTGATCACCCGGTAGACCGAGGTCTCGTTGCCCGGCACCAGCGAGCTGGCCAGCACGACGGTGTCGCCCGGCGCGATGGTGATGTGCCGGTGGTCACCGGTGGACATCCGGCCCAGGGCGCTCATCGGCTCGCCCTGCGACCCGGTGGACATGAAGACGATCTCGTCGGGCGGCAGGTGGGTGGCCTCGTCCAGGCCGACCAGCAGGCCGTCCGGGATGCGCAGCAGTCCCAGGTCCCGGGCGATGCCCATGTTGCGGACCATGGAACGGCCGATCAGGGCGACCTTGCGCTCGTACTCCCAGGCGGCGTCCATGACCTGCTGGACGCGGTGCACGTGGGAGGCGAAGCTGGCCACGATGATCCGGCCCTTGGCCTTGCCGAAGATCGAGCTGAGCACCGGGCCGATGTCCCGCTCCGGCGCCACGAACCCGGGCACCTCGGCGTTCGTCGAGTCGGAGAGCAGCAGGTCGATGCCCTCCGCGCCGAGCCGGGCGAACCCGGCCAGGTCGGTGATCCGGCCGTCCAGCGGGACCTGGTCCATCTTGAAGTCGCCGGTGTGCAGGAGCAACCCGGCCGGGGTGCGCACGGCGACGGCCAGCGCGTCCGGGATCGAGTGGTTCACCGCGAAGAACTCGCACTCGAACGGGCCGAGCCGCTCGATGCCGCCCTCCCGGACGGTCAGCGTGTACGGGTCCAGCCGGCGCTCGGCCAGTTTCGCCTCGACCAGCGCCAGGGTGAACTCCGAGCCGACCAGCGGGATGTCCGCCTTGTGCGCGAGCAGGTAGGGCACCGCGCCGATGTGGTCCTCGTGCCCGTGGGTCAGCACGATCGCCTGGATGTCGTCGAGCCGGTCCAGGATGGGCGCGAAGTCGGGCAGGATCAGGTCGACGCCGGGCTGCTCGACGTCGGGGAAGAGCACCCCGCAGTCGATCACCAGCAGCTTGCCGTCGAACTCCAGCACTGTCATGTTGCGGCCGATGGCGCCGAGCCCGCCGAGCGGAACGACGCGCAGGGCGCCCTCCGGCAGCGGGGGCGGCGGACCCAGCTCCACGTGAGCGTTAGTCATTCGCCTCTTCCTGTCAGAGCACGATGCCGGCCGCTGCGGCGTCCTGGCGCAATTGGTTCAGTTCGTCGTCACTCGCGTCGACCAGCGGGGACCGGACCGGGCCCGCGGGCAGGCCGGACGCGTTCAACCCGGCTTTCACCAGGATCGTCCCGGGCGACCGGAAGATGCCGGTGAACAGCGGCAGAGCCTGGCGGTGCAGGCGCAGCGCCTCGGCCGTGTCGCCGCCCGCATAGGCCTCGATCATGCTTTTCGCCAGCACGCCGGTGAAGTGCGAGGAGGTGCCGACCAGGCCGACGCCGCCGATCGACAGCAGCGGCAGGGTGGCCGCGTCGTCGCCGGAGTAATAGGCCAAGCCGGTCCGGCTCAGCACCCAGGAGCTGGCGATCAGGTCGCCCTTGGCGTCCTTGACCGCGACGATCCGGTCGTGCTCGGCCAGCCGGACCAGGGTCTCGGTGGCGATCGCGGTGCCGGCCCGGTGGGGGATGTCATACGCCATGATCGGCAGGCCGGACGCGTCGGCCACGGCCAGGAAGTGCCGCAGCACGCCGGCCTGCGGGGGCTTGTTGTAATACGGCGTCACGACGAGCAGGCCGTGTGCCCCGGCTTTCTCCGCGGTGTGAGCGAGCTCGATGGTGTGCGCGGTGTTGTTGGTGCCGACCCCGGCGACCACCTTGGCCCGGTCGCCGACCGCCTCCACCACGGCGCGCAGGAGCGTCTCCTTCTCCGCGTCGGTCGTGGTCGGGGACTCGCCGGTGGTGCCGCTGATCACCAGAGCGTCGTTGCGCTGCTCGTCGACGAGGTGAACGGCCAGGCGGGCCGCGCCCTCGATGTCCAGGGCGCCGTCCCGGGTGAACGGGGTCACCATGGCGGTCAGCAGCCGGCCGAAGGGCCGCGGGTCGTGCGTCATACCTGACAACCTATCGGACGCCTCGGTCACACGTAGAAAGCGGTGAACGGGGCCCAGGGCAGGTTACGCAGGATGCTCCAGACGGCCCAGACCGCCATGAATGTGATCATGACGGCCGGACTGATCGTGAGTTGCCGAATCCGCCACCGGAACATCTTGCGGCCGGCCCAGGCGACATACATGTACAGCAGGAAGGGCACCGCGAAGACGAAGACGGCGTGGTGCCGGGCGGCCGCCGGCAGGTCGCCGTGCAACAGGTACCACGCGGCGCGGGTGCCACCGCAGCCCGGGCAGACGAAACCGGTGACATATTTCAGCAGGCAGGTGGGCTCGGCGCCGGCCTCGGCGGTGGCCGGGTCGGTGACCAGCGTGTAGCCCACCGCGCCGCCCATGCAGGCGAGCACCGCGAGCGGGGCGAGCCAGACCGGCGAGCGGGTGGCCAGCCGGTCGAAGAAGCGAGTCAGCCGGTCCGGGTGGGTGGCCGGATAATGCCGGTAGGCCGGCCAGTCGGGGGGCACCGGCGGACCCTGCAACGGCTGGTCCGCCAGCCACGGCGGGAGGGTGTCGCCGACTGCGGTGCTCATGGGCGCCACGGTACACCTCAGAGGCTTTTGAGAGCCGTGGTGAGCGGGCCGGCGAAGTCCCCCGCGACCGGGGTGGCGATGGTGTCCAGGCCGAGCCAGCCGGCCAGCCGGCGCAGCTCCGCGGCCAGCGCCTCGGCGGTCTCGTCCTGGTCGGCGGCCGGCTCCAGCCAGGCGGCCGGCACCTCCAGCACGCCGGTCTGCCGGTTGGCCTTGAGGTCGAGCCGGGCGGCGAACCGATCGCCGAGCAGGAACGGCAGCACGTAGTAGCCGTAGAGCCGCTGCGGCTTCGGCACGTAGATCTCGATCCGATACGCCATGTCGAAGAGCCGCTCGGTGCGCTCGCGCTGCCAGATCAGCGGGTCGAACGGGCTGATCAGGGTCGCCACGTCGACGCGGCGCGGGAGTTTGGCCTCGTGGTGCAGGTAGGCCACCGGTTTCCACCCGGGGACGGCCACCGGGCGCAGCACGCCGGCCTCGACCAGCTCGGCGATCGCCACCCGGCACTCCTTGGTGGGCAGCCGGAAATAGTCGCGCAGCTCGGGCTCGGCGGCGACGCCGAGCGCCCGGGCGGACAGGTCGACCAGCGTGCGGAACGCCTCCTCGGGGGCCGGGGTGGGCGCCTCGAGCACCGCGGCCGGCAGGACCCGCTCGGTCAGGTCGTAACGCCGGGCGAACGAGGTGGTCCGCTCGGCGGCGGTGACCTGGCCGGTGTAGAACAACCACTCCAGCGCCTGCTTGACGACCGACCAGTTCCACCCCCAGTGGTCCTTGCGCCGGGGGACGTCGTGCTCGATCTCGGCGGCCGTGATCGGCCCCCGGCCGCGGACCTCGTCGAGCACCCAGGAGACCAGGTCGGGCTGCTCGGCGGCGACCCGGCGCATGCCGCCCCACGCATACTGCTCCGCGCGGGCCATCCGCCAGCGGAACAGCGGCTGGAGGTCGACCCGGATCAGCGAGGCCTCGTGGCCCCAGAACTCGAACAGCTCCCGCGGCCGGCGATAGGCCGCGCGCTCCAGCAGAGCGGGCGGATAGGGGCCGAGGCGGCTGTAGAGCGGCATGAAGTGGGCGCGCTGCAACACATTCACCGAGTCCATCTGGATCAGGTGCAGGCGGCGCAGCACCCGGCGCAGGTGGCGCAGGTCGGTGGCGCCGCCCGGCTTGGGGTCGGTGAAACCCTGCGCGGCCAGGGTGATCCGGCGGGCCTGAGCGACGGAGAGCGTCTCGAGACTGGTCATCGATCAGCAGAGTAGGACAGGGGTATGACAAAGTCGGTGGGATGGGGACGGTGATCCGGGCAGAAACGGCCACCGACGTCGACGCCGTCGCCGCGGTGCACGTGCGCGCCACCCGGGCGAGCTACGCCGGGATCATGCCGGACGAGCACCTGGCGGCCCTGGACCCGGCGGTCTTCGCGGCGCGGCGCCGGAGCGTGCGGGCCGACCCGGAACGGCAGACCCTGGTGGCCGAGCGGGACGGCCGGATCGTGGGTTTCGCCAGCTTCGGCCCGGATCGGGAGGAGCCGGCGCTCGGCGAGCTCTACGCCATCTACGTCGACCCGGACGAGTGGGGAGGCGATGCGGGGCGGCTGCTGTTCACGGCGGTGCGACAGTCTCTTCATGACCGGAAATATCCGGAAATGCGATTGTGGGTGCTGGCCGGGAACGAGCGTGCCCGGCGGTTCTACGAGCGTTCCGGGATGACCACCGACGGGGTGCCGGCGACGCACCGGGCGGGAGCCGGGATCGAGCTGCCGAAGCTGCGCTACCGGCGTCCTCTGTAGGCTGCCGCCATGGCTCTCGGCTTCGTCCGTCCCGCGCGTCCCGGAGACGCCCCGGAGATCGCTCGCATCCAGCTGACCACCTGGCGCAGCGCCTATCGGCGCATGTTCCCGGCGCACGTGCTGGCCCAGCTCGACGAGGCGATGCTCGCCGCCGGCTGGACCGAGGCCATCACCGCGCCGCCGTCCGCCCGGCACCGCGTGCTGATCGCCGTGGAGCAGGGTGAGACGGCCGAGCACGTGGTCGGGTTCGCGGCCGCCGGTCCGGCCGACGAGCAGGCGCTGGCGCCGGAGGAGCCGCCGCTGCCGCCCTC
Above is a genomic segment from Actinoplanes ianthinogenes containing:
- a CDS encoding GNAT family N-acetyltransferase, yielding MALGFVRPARPGDAPEIARIQLTTWRSAYRRMFPAHVLAQLDEAMLAAGWTEAITAPPSARHRVLIAVEQGETAEHVVGFAAAGPADEQALAPEEPPLPPSVAAVTDLLVEPRWGRRGHGSRLLAAAVDLWREDGFTSAVAWAYDTDTVMRKFLESAGWEPDGAGRALDVEDLLVPQLRLHVDLAQ
- a CDS encoding S1 family peptidase translates to MQRRSIAVAAAVVAATAAAVAFTLPSLAGTTPESDSGTTKAGVAGGVSPQLLAAMKRDLGLDADQATTRLNRSKWAGGVTATLAAATGDSYAGAWLAKDGTTLKVAVTDADAAAEVKAAGAVPVLVKRSESELDAAKSKLDAKVKSASGLTGWYVDAPTNKLVIVATPDAATDPATFARRAGVAADAVTVKISKQQPKPLFDVRGADPYFISVDGGTARCSIGFSVEGGFVTAGHCGTPGTTTTGFNNEAQGVVKASVFPGNADMGFVEVNGDWTPRPVVNDFKGNELPVAGNTEAPVGAAVCRSGSTTGTFCGTILAKNQTVRYPEGAVTGLTRTDVCAEGGDSGGPWLSGDQAQGVTSGGSGDCTAGGETFFQPVNEILAANNLTLVTSGGADQGDATAAPTESASAPPADETAPPADGAAACGDLAVQRDGTINRTGKAQAQPNGGTFRARAGTHTACLQAPDGADFDLVLQRLTNRGFRTVAQATGDGVKTLSVEQRSGTFRYVVVATSGSGAYSLGFNVQ
- a CDS encoding GNAT family N-acetyltransferase; protein product: MGTVIRAETATDVDAVAAVHVRATRASYAGIMPDEHLAALDPAVFAARRRSVRADPERQTLVAERDGRIVGFASFGPDREEPALGELYAIYVDPDEWGGDAGRLLFTAVRQSLHDRKYPEMRLWVLAGNERARRFYERSGMTTDGVPATHRAGAGIELPKLRYRRPL
- a CDS encoding ribonuclease J, encoding MTNAHVELGPPPPLPEGALRVVPLGGLGAIGRNMTVLEFDGKLLVIDCGVLFPDVEQPGVDLILPDFAPILDRLDDIQAIVLTHGHEDHIGAVPYLLAHKADIPLVGSEFTLALVEAKLAERRLDPYTLTVREGGIERLGPFECEFFAVNHSIPDALAVAVRTPAGLLLHTGDFKMDQVPLDGRITDLAGFARLGAEGIDLLLSDSTNAEVPGFVAPERDIGPVLSSIFGKAKGRIIVASFASHVHRVQQVMDAAWEYERKVALIGRSMVRNMGIARDLGLLRIPDGLLVGLDEATHLPPDEIVFMSTGSQGEPMSALGRMSTGDHRHITIAPGDTVVLASSLVPGNETSVYRVINQLSRAGATVIHKETAKVHVSGHAPAGELRYLLNVTRPSNLMPVHGEWRHLRAHAQLGIETGVAPDRVVLCEDGDVVDLVEGHARVVGKVRSRYVYVDGLAVGDVSESLLTERRILGDGGFIAATVVIDSVTGKVVGEPSISAKGFSEDPDAFNPVIPLLTAALHRSAEDGITDTHQLQQVVRRTVGRWVNDAYRRRPMIVPTVVEV
- a CDS encoding winged helix-turn-helix domain-containing protein, which codes for MTSLETLSVAQARRITLAAQGFTDPKPGGATDLRHLRRVLRRLHLIQMDSVNVLQRAHFMPLYSRLGPYPPALLERAAYRRPRELFEFWGHEASLIRVDLQPLFRWRMARAEQYAWGGMRRVAAEQPDLVSWVLDEVRGRGPITAAEIEHDVPRRKDHWGWNWSVVKQALEWLFYTGQVTAAERTTSFARRYDLTERVLPAAVLEAPTPAPEEAFRTLVDLSARALGVAAEPELRDYFRLPTKECRVAIAELVEAGVLRPVAVPGWKPVAYLHHEAKLPRRVDVATLISPFDPLIWQRERTERLFDMAYRIEIYVPKPQRLYGYYVLPFLLGDRFAARLDLKANRQTGVLEVPAAWLEPAADQDETAEALAAELRRLAGWLGLDTIATPVAGDFAGPLTTALKSL
- a CDS encoding YbjN domain-containing protein translates to MQPLDTEMIKAALDAREFAYFVDEDGDIAGNFQGNLIYFLQHGANREMLQIRAMMQHVFTIEDVPRLYEFCNTWNRDQLWPKAYVQVTDDGAAIVIGEVSTDWERGVTPEQLDQVMICGIATACRLGETLGELKS
- a CDS encoding DUF2752 domain-containing protein, giving the protein MSTAVGDTLPPWLADQPLQGPPVPPDWPAYRHYPATHPDRLTRFFDRLATRSPVWLAPLAVLACMGGAVGYTLVTDPATAEAGAEPTCLLKYVTGFVCPGCGGTRAAWYLLHGDLPAAARHHAVFVFAVPFLLYMYVAWAGRKMFRWRIRQLTISPAVMITFMAVWAVWSILRNLPWAPFTAFYV
- the dapA gene encoding 4-hydroxy-tetrahydrodipicolinate synthase: MTHDPRPFGRLLTAMVTPFTRDGALDIEGAARLAVHLVDEQRNDALVISGTTGESPTTTDAEKETLLRAVVEAVGDRAKVVAGVGTNNTAHTIELAHTAEKAGAHGLLVVTPYYNKPPQAGVLRHFLAVADASGLPIMAYDIPHRAGTAIATETLVRLAEHDRIVAVKDAKGDLIASSWVLSRTGLAYYSGDDAATLPLLSIGGVGLVGTSSHFTGVLAKSMIEAYAGGDTAEALRLHRQALPLFTGIFRSPGTILVKAGLNASGLPAGPVRSPLVDASDDELNQLRQDAAAAGIVL
- a CDS encoding FtsK/SpoIIIE family DNA translocase, whose translation is MAGRTPPASRGRAASTSRGAATSRARQPARPVKKAAAKPAARKRPAARKPPPAIGPGVARGVGALWMGLAHSVGWVARGAGRNARNIGPEHRRDGAGLLMLGFSILTAVAVWAHSAGPLGQRLADAIHLFFGGLGVFLPLLFFYGAVRLMREPVDPEHRGRNPVGWSAVIIATASLLYLSDDRTPDVALTGNGGLLGYGVGSVLERAVSAWVAVPLLILLFVFGLLVITATPIAKIPERFALLGDLVLGRTAQRAPVDLPQDSLDDEEETAAAPVKPRRRRPSPIPPPPDPEAEPEEFEEDLVLHDTIALPKVPATRKKQPPEHSEPPMRAEQLDISSVESGDYKPAPFKLLATGAPAKARSRANDEIMAALTGVFEQFNVDALVTGFTRGPTVTRYEVEIGPGTKVERITQLSRNIAYAVKSPDVRILSPIPGKSAVGVEIPNTDPENVSLGDVLRSPVAAHDHHPMVVALGKDIEGGFVVANLAKMPHILIAGATGAGKSSCLNSLLVSLLTRATPEQVRLMLVDPKRVEMTAYEGIPHLVTPIITNPKKAADALEWVVREMDMRYDDLAANGVRHIDDFNRKVRNGEIVAPPGSERVMKPYPYLLVIIDELADLMMVAPRDVEDSVVRITQLARAAGIHLVLATQRPSVDVVTGLIKANVPSRLAFATSSLADSRVILDQPGAEKLLGRGDGLFLPMGASKPTRIQGAWVDEKEIAAVVKYCKDQREPEFQEGVTDAPPSKKKEIDEEIGDDLQLLIQAIELVVTSQFGSTSMLQRKLRVGFAKAGRLMDLMETRGIVGPSEGSKARDVLIKPDELEESLAALRVD